Proteins encoded by one window of Mariniplasma anaerobium:
- a CDS encoding HAD-IA family hydrolase, giving the protein MKTILFDLDGTLIQTPTIILEAFKQTFETHLKEVELSEKELSNFLGQTLWQTFEFYTDDKDLVNEMIDHYRNVSNMMIEEGLKAYPNAKKTILYLKNQGCKIGVVTSKLKDVATYHLKLTNLFEDVDLIVGYDDVKNHKPNPDPLLKAIELLNVKKEDTLYVGDHENDIKAAKKAGIESCAVTYSSRLHEMLLEQPEYVIDNLDNLRDII; this is encoded by the coding sequence ATGAAGACAATCCTATTTGATTTAGATGGTACGTTAATTCAAACACCCACAATCATTTTAGAGGCATTTAAACAAACATTTGAAACACATTTAAAAGAAGTAGAATTGAGCGAAAAAGAATTATCTAATTTTCTTGGACAGACACTATGGCAAACATTTGAGTTTTACACAGATGATAAAGATTTAGTTAATGAGATGATAGATCATTATAGAAATGTTTCTAATATGATGATTGAAGAAGGATTAAAAGCATATCCTAACGCAAAGAAAACAATTCTATATTTAAAAAATCAAGGATGTAAAATTGGTGTTGTTACATCAAAATTAAAAGATGTTGCAACATATCATTTAAAATTAACAAATCTATTTGAAGATGTTGATTTGATCGTGGGATATGATGATGTAAAAAATCATAAACCCAATCCAGATCCACTCTTAAAAGCAATAGAATTGCTTAATGTTAAAAAAGAAGATACATTATATGTTGGTGATCATGAAAATGATATCAAAGCAGCAAAAAAAGCTGGTATTGAAAGTTGTGCAGTTACTTATTCATCTAGACTACATGAAATGCTTTTGGAACAACCAGAATATGTTATCGATAATTTAGATAATCTTAGAGATATAATATAA